One genomic segment of Terriglobales bacterium includes these proteins:
- a CDS encoding TonB-dependent receptor, translating to MSQVRGTAFVQDSMGQSYIVNAKVTLKGPAVMETETDEGGKFAFPEVQPGTYTIEVAAPGLVATQVVTIEMGKASEISLDLKPMTVQDSVTVTSTANDAQATSPSPSGTVTSSTLQTAPNVDDRAESILPTLPGVVRGPDGRINMKGARNTQSGALVNSANATDPATGSPGFAVPIDVVSSVQVISNPYDPQYGKLTGAVATIETTTSDFEKFHLSVQNFIPRVRVRDGSVFGVGSATPRMTFTGPIWGDHIAFTQSLEYRFVRTPVNSLPPFERDTTLASFNSYTQLDFNLSPKQTATISAAVYPQRLQYMGLNTFTPQQSTSDYHQRGYQLYGQHRYLTGNESVLTSQFSYKEFDVDLTPAGSGPYQLMLETTEGGFFDSQKRRASRFDWEEMYQFSPQHFLGTHQWHIGLEYAYSSYSGVQSFSPVEIQGAQATPIERITFTGDGEAHVSQQEVTWFAADQWTVSPRLLLDLGLRFDSDTVTSSVHAAPRVGFQLALTRSGRTMLRGGIGEFYDRVPLMIPAFQWLPERTVSILDPAGQVTGSTAYTNKVLGGLRNPRSTAWNLALSQKVSSGLLLQVGYEQRTTADDFVLSAVDTGAGTGRITLSNNGGQSYKELQVSGRYQFHKHLVNASYVRSRAYGDLNDFFQFFGNVAKPVIQPNGQGRLSFDAPNRLLLSGEFQAPWKLMFAPVFDLHTGFPYSVQNEFREYVGPRNTRRFPEFSSFDLQVSRPVSIPLGERRIRARVGFAVFNLFNHFNPRDVQTIEESARFGGFFNNAWREYRGKFTVEF from the coding sequence ATGAGTCAAGTACGAGGGACAGCGTTTGTTCAGGATTCGATGGGCCAGTCCTACATCGTCAACGCAAAGGTGACGCTGAAGGGACCGGCAGTCATGGAAACAGAAACGGACGAGGGCGGCAAATTCGCATTTCCAGAGGTGCAGCCTGGGACGTACACCATTGAAGTCGCGGCACCGGGACTAGTAGCAACTCAGGTCGTGACGATTGAGATGGGCAAGGCCTCTGAAATCTCGCTGGACTTAAAGCCCATGACAGTCCAGGACTCCGTCACAGTAACGTCTACCGCAAACGACGCGCAAGCGACCTCTCCATCTCCATCCGGAACGGTCACATCTAGCACGCTCCAGACTGCACCGAACGTCGATGATCGAGCTGAGAGCATCCTGCCGACGCTTCCTGGCGTCGTGCGTGGGCCAGACGGACGCATCAACATGAAAGGTGCCCGGAATACGCAGAGCGGAGCGTTGGTGAACAGCGCCAACGCAACCGACCCCGCGACAGGCAGTCCAGGATTTGCCGTACCTATTGATGTCGTGTCTTCGGTGCAGGTGATTTCCAATCCCTACGATCCCCAATACGGAAAGCTCACCGGCGCGGTTGCCACCATAGAGACAACGACTAGTGATTTCGAAAAATTCCACCTCTCCGTCCAAAACTTTATTCCACGCGTCCGGGTCCGTGACGGCTCGGTATTCGGGGTTGGCTCCGCTACGCCTCGCATGACATTCACCGGTCCCATCTGGGGTGACCACATTGCCTTCACTCAGTCGCTGGAATATCGATTCGTAAGAACTCCTGTAAATAGTCTGCCGCCGTTTGAACGGGATACGACACTCGCAAGCTTTAATTCGTACACCCAGCTCGATTTCAACCTAAGCCCCAAACAAACGGCGACCATCTCCGCCGCGGTGTACCCGCAGCGCCTGCAGTACATGGGTTTGAACACATTTACGCCACAGCAATCCACGTCGGACTATCACCAGCGCGGTTACCAGCTGTATGGACAGCACCGGTATCTCACGGGAAATGAAAGCGTCCTGACTTCACAATTCAGCTACAAAGAATTTGATGTGGATCTCACTCCGGCAGGCTCCGGTCCTTACCAGCTCATGCTGGAGACGACCGAAGGTGGATTCTTCGATTCTCAGAAGCGCCGAGCTTCACGTTTCGACTGGGAAGAAATGTACCAATTCAGTCCGCAGCATTTTCTCGGAACCCACCAATGGCACATCGGCTTGGAATACGCGTACTCCAGTTACAGTGGCGTCCAGTCGTTTTCGCCGGTCGAGATCCAAGGGGCTCAGGCAACTCCGATCGAGCGAATCACCTTCACGGGCGACGGTGAAGCTCATGTGTCGCAGCAAGAAGTCACCTGGTTTGCTGCGGATCAGTGGACCGTTTCTCCACGACTGCTCTTGGATCTTGGGCTGCGCTTTGACAGCGATACCGTGACAAGTTCCGTGCACGCCGCTCCGCGTGTCGGCTTCCAGCTGGCTCTGACCCGCAGTGGGCGAACGATGCTGCGAGGGGGAATCGGGGAGTTCTACGACCGTGTGCCCTTGATGATCCCAGCTTTCCAGTGGTTGCCAGAACGGACTGTGTCTATTCTCGATCCCGCGGGTCAGGTGACCGGCTCAACCGCTTATACCAACAAGGTTCTCGGCGGTCTGCGCAACCCACGAAGCACCGCGTGGAATTTAGCGCTCAGCCAAAAGGTATCCAGCGGACTGTTGCTCCAGGTGGGTTACGAGCAACGCACTACAGCTGACGATTTCGTGCTTTCTGCCGTCGATACCGGCGCCGGCACCGGACGGATCACGCTTTCGAACAATGGAGGTCAGTCCTACAAGGAATTACAAGTAAGCGGGCGCTACCAGTTCCACAAGCACCTCGTCAATGCCTCCTATGTGCGTTCGCGCGCGTATGGAGATCTGAACGATTTCTTTCAGTTTTTCGGGAACGTTGCAAAACCGGTCATTCAACCCAACGGGCAGGGGCGTTTGTCGTTCGATGCTCCCAACCGTCTCCTGCTTTCCGGCGAATTCCAAGCACCATGGAAGCTGATGTTTGCTCCCGTGTTCGATCTGCACACTGGATTTCCCTATTCGGTACAAAACGAGTTTCGCGAATATGTAGGACCACGGAACACGCGGCGTTTTCCCGAGTTTTCGTCCTTTGACCTGCAAGTCTCGCGGCCAGTGTCGATCCCGCTGGGGGAACGCAGGATCAGAGCGCGCGTGGGCTTCGCCGTTTTCAACCTCTTCAATCACTTCAATCCGCGCGATGTGCAGACCATCGAGGAGAGCGCTCGTTTTGGGGGGTTCTTCAACAATGCCTGGCGCGAATATCGCGGGAAATTCACTGTGGAGTTCTAA